The proteins below come from a single Eucalyptus grandis isolate ANBG69807.140 chromosome 3, ASM1654582v1, whole genome shotgun sequence genomic window:
- the LOC104439650 gene encoding stemmadenine O-acetyltransferase gives MATKVKVVSTETIKPSSPTPPHLRNFNFCLLDQLAPPFYVPVVLFYSAPDEKAAPDSASVSGNLKTSLAQVLSLFYPLGGRVKGNASIDCNDEGALYLEAKAHFELSKVLSYTETAQLQQFLPFSPYKVSTNNEDQVIVGDQANFFDCGGIKIGICISHKIANGASVSAFLNAWSAIANNGIDGEASLITPFLKAFELFQPKDINFKIPSRVISREKLSTKRFCFDCDG, from the coding sequence ATGGCCACGAAAGTTAAGGTTGTCTCCACAGAGACCATCAAGCCGTCCTCTCCAACTCCACCTCACCTAAGGAACTTCAATTTCTGCCTCCTTGACCAGCTGGCTCCTCCGTTTTATGTTCCGGTCGTCCTGTTCTACTCCGCTCCTGATGAAAAGGCAGCGCCAGACTCTGCCTCGGTGTCGGGAAACTTGAAAACTTCACTAGCGCAGGTGCTTTCTCTCTTCTACCCTCTAGGTGGAAGGGTGAAAGGAAATGCCAGCATTGATTGCAATGATGAGGGTGCACTCTATTTGGAGGCGAAAGCTCACTTCGAACTGTCCAAAGTCCTTTCGTACACAGAAACCGCCCAGCTGCAGCAATTCCTCCCATTCTCTCCATACAAAGTCAGTACCAACAATGAGGATCAAGTCATTGTAGGGGACCAAGCCAACTTTTTTGACTGCGGCGGCATCAAGATCGGCATCTGCATCTCTCACAAGATTGCTAATGGCGCGTCGGTCTCTGCTTTTCTCAATGCATGGTCTGCAATTGCCAACAATGGCATTGACGGCGAAGCGAGCCTCATCACTCCCTTCCTGAAAGCATTTGAGCTCTTCCAACCAAAGGACATAAACTTCAAAATTCCATCTAGAGTCATCAGCAGAGAGAAGCTTTCGACCAAGAGGTTTTGTTTCGATTGTGATGGCTAG
- the LOC104439649 gene encoding stemmadenine O-acetyltransferase — MKVEAVSAESIKPSSPTPSHHREFKFCLLDQLAPPFYVPAILFYSAPDDKAALDSASVTGNLKTSLSQLQKFLPFSPYRVIPNIEEQVIVGVQFTFFNCGGIAIGICISHKIADGASVSAFLAAWSEIAINGVDGKANLKTPFLKASEIFPPKDINFKMPSGVISREKILTKMFRFDGESLGRLRARFGSTAPTRVEAVTALIWKSAVEAARKRSDWTKKYPPSSAVTHVVNIRSRIRSQPLPENALGNLWQSIVAPLMEPNKEAELQDFAGIIRKSISSIDSEYLSALRGENGLAKACENLTAARRLAAASAGEIELYRFSSWARFPFYEADFGWEGLLGCAPPVFP; from the exons ATGAAAGTTGAGGCCGTCTCCGCAGAAAGCATCAAGCCTTCCTCTCCGACTCCATCTCACCACAGGGAGTTCAAGTTCTGCCTCCTTGACCAGCTGGCTCCTCCGTTTTACGTTCCAGCCATCCTGTTCTACTCAGCTCCCGATGACAAGGCAGCGCTGGACTCTGCCTCGGTGACAGGAAACTTGAAAACTTCGCTCTCGCAG CTGCAGAAATTCCTTCCATTCTCTCCATACagagtcattcccaacattgagGAACAAGTCATTGTAGGGGTCCAATTTACTTTCTTCAACTGTGGTGGTATCGCGATCGGCATTTGTATCTCTCACAAGATTGCCGACGGTGCATCAGTCTCAGCTTTCCTCGCTGCATGGTCTGAAATTGCCATAAATGGTGTCGACGGCAAAGCCAACCTCAAGACTCCCTTCTTGAAAGCATCTGAGATATTCCCACCAAAGGACATAAACTTCAAAATGCCATCTGGGGTCATCAGCAGAGAGAAGATTTTGACCAAGATGTTTCGTTTCGATGGCGAGAGCTTGGGCCGTCTCAGGGCCAGGTTTGGCAGTACTGCCCCTACACGCGTTGAGGCCGTGACTGCCCTCATCTGGAAATCTGCCGTGGAGGCTGCGAGGAAGAGGTCAGACTGGACCAAGAAGTATCCCCCATCATCAGCAGTGACACATGTGGTGAACATCAGAAGCAGGATAAGGTCCCAACCATTGCCTGAGAATGCCTTGGGCAATCTGTGGCAGTCCATTGTGGCACCACTCATGGAACCAAACAAGGAAGCTGAATTGCAGGACTTTGCAGGAATTATCAGGAAATCAATAAGTTCAATTGACAGTGAATATTTGAGTGCGCTTCGAGGCGAGAATGGATTGGCCAAGGCCTGCGAGAACCTCACGGCAGCACGGAGGCTGGCGGCAGCGTCTGCAGGAGAGATCGAGCTCTACAGGTTCAGCAGCTGGGCGAGGTTCCCGTTCTACGAGGCAGATTTTGGCTGGGAAGGCCTGCTTGGGTGTGCACCACCAGTGTTCCCATGA